The nucleotide sequence GACATCCCCACGGTGGGGGAGCTGGTCGACCGGATCGTCGACGAGGCCGAGAAGCTGATGGAAGCCGGCCTGCCCGCGCTGGTCTCGCGATGACCGCGCCGGAGCGGGATTGGCGGGTCTTCGCCATCCGCTACGCCGAGCGCGAAGGGGTGGCGGCCGACGAGGTCTTCCTCCACGCCACGCCGTCCGACGAGCCGCGCGCGATGGCCTACTACCTCTGGCTGGTCACCGGCCCGGCCGGGGGGTTCCTGGTCGACACCGGCTTCGGCTGCGAGGTGGCCCGGCTGCGCGACCGGGAGGACTGCCTGCGCGGAGATCCCCTGGACGCCGTGCGCGCGCTGGGCGTCGCACCCGAAGAACTGTCCGATGTGGTGCTCACCCACCTGCACTTCGACCACTGCGGCGAGCTCGGCCGGTTTCCCCGGGCGCGGTTCTGGCTGCAGCAGCGGGAAATGGCCTTCTGGATGGGGCCGAACGCGCGGCGCCCCTCGTTCCGCCGGGTCGTGATGAGCCAGGACATCACCGCCGT is from Amycolatopsis mediterranei and encodes:
- a CDS encoding N-acyl homoserine lactonase family protein; this translates as MTAPERDWRVFAIRYAEREGVAADEVFLHATPSDEPRAMAYYLWLVTGPAGGFLVDTGFGCEVARLRDREDCLRGDPLDAVRALGVAPEELSDVVLTHLHFDHCGELGRFPRARFWLQQREMAFWMGPNARRPSFRRVVMSQDITAVAALNLDGRVRWVDGDVTIAPGLSLHHVGGHTAGMQVVRVVTGHGVVVLASDAAHYYANLAADRPYSALESVSGAHAAFDRLRELAGPAAHIVPGHDPAVLTRYPVAGPHLAGTAVELTAGPLEPEVEKL